One genomic region from Arthrobacter sp. FB24 encodes:
- a CDS encoding ABC transporter substrate-binding protein: protein MKRHLTIMSAAAAVVIAMTVSGCGGGAAGATSAGGSAGGATEVKELRYQGWANTVTLPELAQDLGYFGDVKLNWVGNTISGPQDIQSAATGQTDFGGAFAGAVVKLVEAGAPVKAVINYYGEDEKTFNGFYVKEDSPIRTARDFIGKKIAVNTLGAHADAVINTYLQKNGLSAEEIKQVQLVVVPPNDTEEAIRRGQVDAGSLGSILQDRAIANGGLRSVFSDAELFGTFAGGPYVLRTDFIAKNPNTTRTFTTGVAKAIEWERTTPREEVIARFTRILQERGRNENPAALQYWKSVGVPAKGEIKDEDFTRWGKWLKDTGIIKGELDPKKLYTNEFNALVTG, encoded by the coding sequence ATGAAACGACACCTGACCATCATGAGTGCCGCGGCCGCCGTCGTCATCGCGATGACGGTGTCGGGCTGCGGCGGCGGCGCCGCAGGGGCAACCTCGGCCGGCGGAAGTGCCGGCGGCGCCACCGAGGTGAAGGAGCTCCGCTACCAGGGCTGGGCCAACACGGTAACGCTGCCGGAACTTGCCCAGGACCTCGGCTACTTCGGCGACGTCAAGCTCAACTGGGTGGGCAACACCATCAGCGGCCCGCAGGACATCCAGTCCGCGGCCACCGGGCAGACGGATTTTGGTGGCGCGTTCGCCGGAGCGGTGGTGAAGCTGGTGGAAGCCGGCGCCCCGGTCAAGGCCGTCATCAACTACTACGGCGAAGACGAGAAGACCTTCAACGGCTTCTACGTCAAGGAAGACAGTCCCATCCGCACGGCCCGGGACTTCATCGGCAAGAAGATCGCAGTGAACACCCTCGGAGCACACGCGGACGCCGTCATCAACACCTACCTGCAGAAGAACGGTCTGAGCGCCGAGGAAATCAAGCAGGTGCAGCTGGTGGTGGTGCCGCCCAACGACACCGAGGAGGCCATCCGCCGCGGCCAGGTGGATGCCGGTTCGCTGGGCAGCATCCTGCAGGACAGGGCGATCGCAAACGGCGGCCTGCGGTCGGTGTTCAGTGACGCGGAACTTTTCGGCACCTTCGCCGGCGGCCCCTACGTGCTGCGCACCGACTTCATCGCGAAGAACCCAAACACCACCCGCACATTCACCACCGGGGTGGCCAAGGCCATCGAATGGGAGCGGACCACGCCCCGCGAGGAAGTGATCGCCCGCTTTACCAGGATCCTGCAGGAACGCGGCCGCAACGAGAACCCGGCAGCGCTGCAGTACTGGAAGAGCGTGGGCGTACCCGCCAAGGGCGAGATCAAGGATGAGGATTTCACCCGCTGGGGCAAGTGGCTCAAGGACACCGGAATCATCAAGGGCGAACTGGACCCGAAGAAGCTCTACACCAACGAGTTCAACGCCCTGGTGACCGGATGA
- a CDS encoding ABC transporter ATP-binding protein: MTPKISLRNVTKEFAVRQGKGTRKQAGPSVLTALDDLSLDVAPGEFLTLVGPSGSGKTTLLDLLAGLSRPTSGSVLVDGKEVTGPGQDRAVVFQQYALFPWRTASANVSIGLENSGLSRKERAAKASEFLDLVGLAGFEDRYPHELSGGMKQRVAIARSLAYEPDILLMDEPFAALDAQTREQLQDELLRIWKATGKTIVFITHGIDEAVYLGQRVAVLSARPGRLKEFVDINIPDRGGVGDVRSHPAFVEHRHQVWSLLHDEVKLAQDSGHRKILPDGTAPDEQPQERSAA; this comes from the coding sequence ATGACGCCGAAAATCAGCCTCCGGAACGTCACCAAGGAATTCGCGGTGCGCCAGGGCAAGGGCACCCGGAAGCAGGCAGGTCCGTCCGTGCTGACCGCCTTGGATGACCTCAGCCTGGACGTCGCCCCCGGTGAATTCCTTACACTGGTGGGCCCCAGCGGTTCCGGCAAGACCACACTGCTTGACCTGCTGGCGGGCCTGTCCCGCCCCACCTCCGGCAGCGTGCTGGTGGACGGCAAGGAAGTGACCGGCCCGGGCCAGGACCGCGCCGTGGTCTTTCAGCAGTACGCGCTCTTCCCCTGGCGGACCGCGTCGGCCAACGTCTCCATCGGGCTCGAAAACTCGGGCCTGTCCCGGAAGGAACGGGCCGCGAAGGCCAGCGAGTTCCTGGACCTCGTGGGGCTGGCCGGGTTCGAGGATCGCTACCCGCACGAACTGTCCGGTGGTATGAAACAGCGCGTGGCCATCGCCAGGAGCCTCGCCTATGAGCCGGACATCCTGCTCATGGACGAACCTTTCGCGGCCCTGGACGCGCAGACCCGCGAGCAGCTCCAGGACGAACTACTGCGGATCTGGAAGGCCACGGGCAAGACCATCGTCTTCATCACCCACGGAATCGACGAGGCCGTCTACCTGGGCCAGCGCGTGGCCGTCCTCAGCGCACGCCCGGGCCGGCTCAAGGAGTTCGTGGACATCAACATCCCGGACCGCGGGGGTGTCGGCGACGTCCGCTCGCACCCGGCGTTCGTGGAACACCGGCACCAGGTCTGGTCGCTCCTGCACGATGAGGTCAAGCTCGCCCAGGACTCCGGACACCGCAAGATCCTCCCTGACGGCACGGCCCCCGACGAACAACCCCAGGAAAGGAGCGCTGCCTGA
- a CDS encoding ABC transporter permease — translation MSAVLTRPPEAAAAVGRSGQTGPAPEDGQRPTPAGRFAALAGIAGRAGWKSLAVLLFLALWELGPTYLASPSTRVFLPPLHDVIAAGGKLLENGQLQSHLQASLTRSVSGFSIAVVSAVVLGLLIAWYGWLSSFLNPLLELFRNTATLALLPVFTLLLGIGEESKITIVAYAAFFPVLLNTIAGVRTVDPLLIRAARSLGLNSFRLFQKVILPSAVPTIFTGIRMAGTSSILVLIAAEMVGAKAGLGYLIVNSQMSFLIPDMYAGILTVSVLGLAVNILLVALERHFSRWRTAVGSGN, via the coding sequence ATGAGCGCAGTGTTGACCCGGCCGCCCGAGGCGGCCGCCGCCGTCGGACGTTCCGGGCAGACCGGACCCGCTCCGGAAGACGGACAGCGCCCGACGCCGGCGGGCAGGTTCGCTGCCCTGGCCGGGATCGCAGGACGGGCGGGCTGGAAGTCCCTCGCCGTGCTGCTGTTCCTCGCTCTCTGGGAACTGGGCCCGACGTACCTTGCCAGCCCGTCCACCCGGGTGTTCCTGCCGCCGCTGCACGACGTCATCGCGGCCGGCGGGAAGCTGCTGGAGAACGGGCAGCTGCAGAGCCACCTGCAGGCGAGCCTCACCCGCTCTGTGTCCGGTTTCAGCATCGCGGTGGTGTCCGCCGTCGTGCTGGGGCTGCTGATCGCCTGGTACGGCTGGCTGAGTTCCTTCCTGAACCCGCTGCTGGAGCTGTTCCGGAACACGGCCACGCTGGCGCTGCTTCCGGTCTTCACGCTGCTGCTGGGCATCGGCGAGGAATCGAAGATCACCATCGTGGCCTACGCGGCATTCTTCCCGGTGCTCCTGAACACCATCGCCGGTGTCCGGACCGTGGATCCGCTGCTCATCCGGGCTGCGCGGTCGCTGGGCCTGAACAGCTTCCGGCTCTTCCAGAAGGTCATCCTGCCTTCCGCGGTCCCCACCATCTTCACCGGCATCCGGATGGCGGGCACGTCCTCCATCCTGGTGCTGATTGCCGCCGAAATGGTGGGCGCCAAGGCCGGGCTGGGCTACCTGATCGTGAATTCGCAGATGAGCTTCCTCATTCCCGACATGTACGCCGGCATCCTCACAGTCTCCGTCCTGGGGCTGGCGGTCAACATCCTGCTCGTCGCCCTGGAACGGCACTTCTCCCGCTGGCGCACCGCCGTCGGATCCGGCAACTAA